DNA from Ignavibacteria bacterium:
GCAATTGTTATATACGAAAAAATTACTGATGAGATAGGTTATGATTTCGATGTGCTGAAAAGAATGTATGAGATTTATTTTCAGAATAAAGATTATGAAAAATGCGTAGAAACGCTTTCAGCTATTCTGAAAATTTATCCGTTTGACATTGCATATAAAAAACAGCTTGCTGCGCTTTATGTAATGATAAACCGTCCCGATGAAGCCGAGCAGTTATATACGGAAATTCTTATAATTGACCCGAAGGATAAAGAAATACTTACTGAGCTTACGAAAATTTATTTCGTTAAAAACGAAATGGATAAAGGATTCGAAAAGTTCAGAAAAATTCTTGGTAAGGATTCCTTAAGCTATGCAGAGAAAATCCAGCTTGGCGAAATTTATTATAATTTAATTGTGCAGGACCGTGAGGCAATCACAATTGCAAAAAATATTTTCACTAATGTCAGCGAAAATTATCCTGATAAATGGGTGCCGTATTATTTTCTCGGCGCAATAGATATTGTAAATAAAGATTTTGATTCATATACGGCAAAATTCGAAAAGGCATTGCAGTTAGCCGACACGGCAAAAGATGCTTTGCTTCAGATAGGTTATGTATATTATACACAAAATAAAATCACAGAAGCAGACGATGCGCTTGCGAAAGCAGTGCGCCTGTATCCTGAGGATTTTCAGGCAAATTATTTTTATGGTCTTGTGCTTCAGCGAAAGGGTGATGAACCGACAGCAATTAATTATTTTGAATATGCTCTCGAGATAAACCCGGATGATGTCGGAATGCTTTCAACCCTTGCGCTGGCATATGACAATCAGAAAATGTATGACAAATCGGATGAAGCTCATGAAAAAGCATTGCGTCTTGACCCTGAAAGCGCATTGATACTTAATAATTATGCATACCAGCTTTCCGAGCGCGGAGTAAAGCTCGACAAAGCTCTTGCAATGTCAAAAAAATCTTTGCAGAAAGAACCTAAGAATGCCTCTTATCTTGATACTATAGGATGGATTTATTACAAGATGAAGCAATATGAGGAAGCAAGAAGCTATATTATGCAATCGCTTCAAGTCAACGGCGGAAGTGCAGTTGTTAACGAGCATATGGGAGATATTTATAACGCGATGGGTGACAAAGATAATGCCCGCAAGTATTGGCAGAAAGCATTAGACTTAAGCCCCGGCAATGAAGCAATAAAAAATAAATTGTTTAATATATAAAAAATTTAAAAACATAAAACATAAATAACCTCGTTTACCTTAATGACTGAAAATAAAAATCATCACAAAGTAATTATAATCGGCTCAGGTCCGGCAGGGTTCACTGCCGCTCTTTATACTGCTCGCGCTAATCTGGCTCCTGTTATGTTCGAAGGAAACCAGCCCGGCGGACAGCTTATGATAACAACAGATGTTGAAAATTATCCCGGCTTCGAACATGGAATCTTGGGACCGGAACTTATGGATGTTATGAGAAAACAAGTTCACCGGTTCGGAACGGAATCGATTTATAAGTATATCATAAAAGTAAATTTTGATGTTCGTCCGTTTGTGCTTACCGCTGATGACGGCGAAGAATATACCTGCGACACATGCATCGTTGCAACAGGCGCTACCGCAAAACTTCTGGGACTTGATTCCGAAAATTATTACATGGGTTACGGAGTTTCTGCATGCGCAACCTGCGACGGATTCTTTTTTAAGAACCAAAAAGTTATTGTTGTCGGCGGAGGTGATACCGCGATGGAAGAAGCAAATTATCTTACTCACCATGCGAGTGAAGTTACACTTGTTCATAGACGCGATTCATTCAGAGCAAGTAAAATTATGCTTGACCGCGCAAGAAAAAATCCTAAAATTAAATTCCTAACTAATACGACAATTGATGAAGTTCTCGGCAAAGAAGAAAACGGAAGAAAATCGGTTACAGGTGTTCGCCTAAAAAATGTCGAAACGGGAAAGACCGAAGAAATCCCGATGGACGGGGTCTTTATCGCAATCGGACACAAACCGAATACGGATATTTTTAAAGGAATTTTGGATATGGATGATGTTGGATACCTGATAACAAAAAAATCTTCGATGCAGACAAACATCGAAGGAGTTTTTGCATGCGGTGATGCGCAGGACAGTTATTACAGGCAGGCAGTTACAGCTGCCGGAACCGGCTGTATGGCGGCAATCGATGCAGAAAGATATTTAGAAAAATTATATTCACATTAATTTATTTATAAAATTTAAATTTTTTTTATTATGCCATTATACCATAAACTGGGACAAATCCCACAGAAAAGACACACACAGTTCAGACAGCCCGACGGCTCTCTCTATAAAGAAGAACTGTTCTCGACTCTCGGCTTCGGGGGGCATCTGACAAATGCTTATCACATAAACTCACCCGCGAAAATCGAATCAATCGATAAAAAAGTTTATGAGTTTGTGATTCAGGAATGGAAAGATGCCGACCTGCGTCCTTATCACTTCAAAACAAAAGGAACTCCCGAAGAGTCGGATTTTGTATTCGGAAGAAAGCCGATTATGTTCAACGACGATATCGTGATGAGTGTGTGCCGTCCTTCAAAGCAGATGGAAAATTATTACCGCAATGCTTTATGTGATGAAGTTGTATTTATTCACGAAGGCGAAGGAGTTCTTGAATCAAACTTCGGAATACTTCCTTTTACAAAAGGAGATTATATCATCATTCCGCGTAACATCACATTCAAGCTTATTCATAAAACCGCGCCGAGATATTTAATATTCGAAGCAACCGGGGCAATCAGAACCCCTGCGCGTTACCGCAACGAGTTCGGACAGCTTCTTGAGCACTCGCCTTACTGCGAGCGCGACATAAAAATCCCGCAGGAATTAAAAGTTGTTGATGAGAAAGGCGACTTCGTCGTGATGATTAAAAAAGGAAACAAGATGAACCTTGTTCATTATGATTATCATCCGCTTGATGTTGTCGGCTATGACGGATTTTATTATCCCTGGATTTTCAATATCGATGACTTCATGCCAATTACAGGAAAAGTTCACCAGCCGCCGTATGTTCACGAAACATTCGAAGGCAACGGGTTCGTGATTTGTTCATTCTGTCCGAGAATGCTTGACTATCACCCGCTTGCCATACCTGTTCCGTATAATCACAGTAACATCGATTGCGATGAAATGCTTTATTATGTTGACGGCAACTTCGGAAGCCGTAAAGGTGTTGAGTTTGCTTCAATCAGCTTGCATCCGGGGGGCATTCCTCACGGACCGCATCCGGGTACGGTTGACGCATCGCTTGGAAAACGCGAGACTCTTGAAACAGCAGTTATGATGGATACTTTCAAGCCATTAAAGCTCACAAACTTCGCAAAAGATTATAACGATGAGAAATATTATCTAAGCTGGAGAGAAAAAGAACCGAGCGAGCTGATAAACGAAGGGCAGTAAAAATTAAACCCTGGTAGGACAGACATTCTTGTCTGTCCCGACAGGCAGGAATGCCTGTCGTACTAATACATGGTTTCACACAAAACTTGTCTTCACCTGTAACGCTTCCTCTAACATTTTCATATACTCATCCTTAGAAATTTCAATCGCGCCAAACTGCACAAGATGCTGATTTATAAACTGCGTATCAAGAAGTTTAAATCCTTTTTCTTTCAGTCTTTCAACCGTGTGCACAAGCGCAACTTTTGAAGCATCTGTCGCTTTCGTGAACATTGACTCTCCGAAGTAGGCACCATTAATTGTAACCCCATACAAGCCCCCGACAAGCTTACCTTCGAAATATGATTCTACACTATGCGCAAATCCCATTTTGTGAAGCTCAATATACAGCTCCGTTATTTTCGGCGTTATCCATCCCGTTTCGGGCTGTCTACGATTATTCACGTTTGCGCATTCCTTAATTACCTCTTCAAAATTTTTATTAACAAGTATCCTGAATTTATTTCTTCTGTAAAGCTTCTCGAGATTTTTCGGAACTTTAAATTTATCAAGCGGAATTATCCCCCGCTGTTCAGGTGAATACCAGTTAAGTTCATCTTCTGCATCAGGGTCTCCCATCGGAAAAATTCCGTTGATATAAGCGCGCAAAATTATTTCAGGAGTGATGCTTTCGGCAGACATTATAACTTATGAAATGTAAAATTATTTTTTAAAAATAAAGTAA
Protein-coding regions in this window:
- a CDS encoding homogentisate 1,2-dioxygenase gives rise to the protein MPLYHKLGQIPQKRHTQFRQPDGSLYKEELFSTLGFGGHLTNAYHINSPAKIESIDKKVYEFVIQEWKDADLRPYHFKTKGTPEESDFVFGRKPIMFNDDIVMSVCRPSKQMENYYRNALCDEVVFIHEGEGVLESNFGILPFTKGDYIIIPRNITFKLIHKTAPRYLIFEATGAIRTPARYRNEFGQLLEHSPYCERDIKIPQELKVVDEKGDFVVMIKKGNKMNLVHYDYHPLDVVGYDGFYYPWIFNIDDFMPITGKVHQPPYVHETFEGNGFVICSFCPRMLDYHPLAIPVPYNHSNIDCDEMLYYVDGNFGSRKGVEFASISLHPGGIPHGPHPGTVDASLGKRETLETAVMMDTFKPLKLTNFAKDYNDEKYYLSWREKEPSELINEGQ
- the aat gene encoding leucyl/phenylalanyl-tRNA--protein transferase, translating into MSAESITPEIILRAYINGIFPMGDPDAEDELNWYSPEQRGIIPLDKFKVPKNLEKLYRRNKFRILVNKNFEEVIKECANVNNRRQPETGWITPKITELYIELHKMGFAHSVESYFEGKLVGGLYGVTINGAYFGESMFTKATDASKVALVHTVERLKEKGFKLLDTQFINQHLVQFGAIEISKDEYMKMLEEALQVKTSFV
- a CDS encoding tetratricopeptide repeat protein, which gives rise to MKKKFSYISFIFIILYFCLFFSKNSYSQTDKVSSNEQAQGYFIAGKTAELKFNYYDALQNYQTALKYDKAAGIYFAIANLQFTLDKPADALSSINSALRISPDDITYLELKAGILRAQEKYDKAAETYEAIIRKKPDYTYGLYSLARMYQHLNKPEKAIVIYEKITDEIGYDFDVLKRMYEIYFQNKDYEKCVETLSAILKIYPFDIAYKKQLAALYVMINRPDEAEQLYTEILIIDPKDKEILTELTKIYFVKNEMDKGFEKFRKILGKDSLSYAEKIQLGEIYYNLIVQDREAITIAKNIFTNVSENYPDKWVPYYFLGAIDIVNKDFDSYTAKFEKALQLADTAKDALLQIGYVYYTQNKITEADDALAKAVRLYPEDFQANYFYGLVLQRKGDEPTAINYFEYALEINPDDVGMLSTLALAYDNQKMYDKSDEAHEKALRLDPESALILNNYAYQLSERGVKLDKALAMSKKSLQKEPKNASYLDTIGWIYYKMKQYEEARSYIMQSLQVNGGSAVVNEHMGDIYNAMGDKDNARKYWQKALDLSPGNEAIKNKLFNI
- the trxB gene encoding thioredoxin-disulfide reductase, with product MTENKNHHKVIIIGSGPAGFTAALYTARANLAPVMFEGNQPGGQLMITTDVENYPGFEHGILGPELMDVMRKQVHRFGTESIYKYIIKVNFDVRPFVLTADDGEEYTCDTCIVATGATAKLLGLDSENYYMGYGVSACATCDGFFFKNQKVIVVGGGDTAMEEANYLTHHASEVTLVHRRDSFRASKIMLDRARKNPKIKFLTNTTIDEVLGKEENGRKSVTGVRLKNVETGKTEEIPMDGVFIAIGHKPNTDIFKGILDMDDVGYLITKKSSMQTNIEGVFACGDAQDSYYRQAVTAAGTGCMAAIDAERYLEKLYSH